The Sulfurihydrogenibium sp. nucleotide sequence AAGTCTACTACTGTAAACGTTGCTTCTTCTATTGTTAAGTTAATCATTTTAGTATCCTTTAATGCAAGATGTAAATATTATACAGAGACTGTTCCAAAAATCAATGTTGTCATTCTGAGCGAAGCGAAGAATCTCATATTTTTCTTTTCAAGTCAAAAAATCAAAAAAGGAGATCCTTCGGACTTACGTCCTCAGGATGACGGATAAGGGTAATCTTGTAAAAATTTTGGAACACTCTCCTTATTGTATGAAAAAATTCATGAATTATTGTCTCTACTCACAATCTCACCTATCTTATCTTTAACGTTGAAAGTGCTATAATTGATAATAATAAAGAAATTATCCACACTCTAACAACTATTTTCGGCTCTGGAAGTCCTGCCAGTTCAAAATGATGATGAATCGGAGCCATTTTAAACAGCCTTTTACCGCCTGTTAATCTAAAATATGCTACCTGTGCAATTACCGACAAAGTTTCTACTACAAAAATACCTCCTACAACTGCAAGGATTAATTCTTGTTTTGTAATTATAGATGCTATTCCTAAAACTGCTCCAATTGATAATGACCCACCATCTCCCATAAACATTTCAGCCGGAAAAGAATTAAACCACAGAAAACCAAGACCACCGCCTAACAAAGCCATTAAGAAAACCGTTATCTCTCCACTACCATCTATGTAAGGTATAAATAAATATTTTGATAATACCGCATTACCGGTTATGTATGCAAAGATTGAAAACGTTGCAACAGATATTAAAGAAGGACCTATTGCCAAGCCATCAAGACCATCTGTTAAATTTACCGCGTTGGATGTACCAACGATTATAAAAATCATCCAAAATAGATAAAACACCCCTAAATCAATAGATAAATTTTTAAAAAACGGAACATATAAAACTGTATTAAATTTTGGATAAGTATAAAGAATAAAAGCTACAATAGAAGCCGCAGAAAGTTGCATAAGAAACTTGGCTTTTGAAGATAGACCTTTTTTATCTTTTATTTTTTTATAATCATCGATAAATCCAATCAGTCCAAATGATAAAAATGTTAAGATTAAAAGCCATACATATAGATTATCTAATCTACACCATAATAAAGATGTTAAACTCACAACAATCAAAATCATCACACCGCCCATTGTTGGTGTGTGCTTTTTCATCTGATGCCAGTCTGGTGTATCTTCTCTTACATAACCACCTTGCTTATTTTGAAAAATTTTTAATTTATTAATTACATAAGGACCAATAAGCAATGAAATAAAAAATGCAGTAATTAATGCATAAAAACCTCTAAATGTTATGTATTTAAAAAGATTAATATCAAAGTGTTCATAAAATAAATGATAAAACATAACCTCTCCTTAGCATCTATTTATTGAAAATAGTCTATCTAATATTATCGCGGCGGCGTTTCTTACAGAAAGATGATTATAATCGCCCGGACCTAAAATAGGTTCTAATATATAATCGCAGCTTGAAACTAACTCCTCAGGCATTCCCCAACCTGTGCCAAGAAGTATTAAAAATATTTCATCTTTATTTTTTAAAATTTTTCTCATCTCACCATAACTTACAGTTTGTGGATATTTTTTTGCTGATGTAGCTATTAACTTTGGATATTTTCCTTTTTCTTTCTTTATTTCTTCAAGCATCTGTGTAATGGATGAAACAACTCTTACCATACTACCGGCCATGGACCTTTTCGGATTGAATTTAGAGCCAAATCCTTCTGTCCAGTATTTAAGTTGTTCTTTGATGATAAACTGTTGTGCTTCTAATGGTTGGACTATGTAATATGCTTGGAGTTCATATGTTCTTGCCGGTCTTGCTACATCATGAAAGTCTAATGTTGTAAAAGATGTACATATCCATCTTCCTTCTTTATTCTTTGCCGGATAATGAATAACAGAAATATAAACATTATCGTTTGTCAATTTATCCTCCGTTTTTATGTTGCTGACCTATTTCTGACTTTTCAATTATAATATTTATAAACTATTTAGCTTTTCTCTCACTTCATCCAAGCTGTGACTTTTTCCGACTATTCTTAAAATTTGCTTTAGAGTTTCTATATTATCTATTTGATTAACTTTTTCTACTATAGATTTATCAACCACTCCAAACTTTACATCTATCAAATCTATTATATTCTCTCTTAAATTTTCTATTTTTCCTTCTATTTTCAATTTATCAGTGAATAACATCATTTTTTCTTCACCTCCTCTTATTTCTCTTAAAACTTCTTCGACCTTTTCATAATCTTTTTTTACTAATACAAGATAATTAAGAATTATAACAAAACAATCTTCCGAACATTCAACTTTCACATCTTTGAGTAAAGTTTTTATCCTTTCTAACCTATCATGAATGTGCTTCATTATAAGCATTTCCATGATTAAATCAACATTTTTCTTTAAGTGCCTTTTTAGATTTTCATCTTCTATTTCGTTTAGGTCTATGAGGATATAGTTGAGTTTTTGGATGTATTTGTCTAACTCTTCATCTTCTATTTCTGGAATGGTTGTCGGAAAGTTCCATTTTACCCGTCCATGGTAAAAGACTATGTTTATGATTGGTGGATAGTAATCTTTTTCTTTTAACGCTTCTTCCCAAATAACGGCGTTGTACTGCATAAGCTGAAGTGGTAGTTTTTTGTCTACGTATGATTTATGTTCGAATATCAATCTTATATATGCATCTTTGTCGTTTAGTTTACATTTGTATAGCAAATCAAGAAAATGTTTTTTCTGATTATTTGAGAATTTTTCTGATGGTACTATTTCTAATGAGTTTAGCTGTATTTTTTGAGACAGGTCGGGTAGAAAAATACTAATAAAGTCTTGAACGTTTTTTGGGTTTGAGAATACTTGCTTAAAAAACCAATCGTGAGGTTGTATACTTTCTTTGTTTTCCACTCTAACTCCCATCTTGTTTGTCGTTTTGAGTTTTCCATTCTTTTACACAAAAATTAACAAGCCCAATGCCTTATATGTTTTGCCTAAGCCTCCATTTTAATATCTTTAGAAATGAAAAAATTAAAACAAATCTCATCACGAAAAATAAAATCTCTCATTTTACTCTTTTATGCTGGTTGTATGTTATCCTTCACCAATTTATAAATAAGGCTATCTACAACAGCCTGCCAAGAGGCTTCTATAATGTTATCTGAAACTCCAACAGTACCCCATTTTTTGGTTTTATCTCTACTTTCGACCAACACTCTTATTTTTGCTGCTGTTCCTCCACTTTCATTCACGATTCTAACTTTGTAGTCTATAAGCTCCACCTCTGCTAAAGATGGATACTTAGATATTAAAGCTTTTTTTAAAGCATTATCAAGTGCGTTAACCGGTCCATGTCCAAGAGATGCTGTATGTTCATAATGATTTTCTATCTTTATTCTTACAGTAGCTTCGGATATAGGTGTTTTGTCTGTATATCTACGTGCTATTAAAACTCTATAAGCGTCAAGGTCAAAATACTTTGGTAGCGTTCCAAGATGTTTTCTTATAAGTAATTCTAAGGATGCTTCTGCTGCCTCAAAATGATATCCTTGATTTTCAAGCTCTTTTATTTCTTGAACAAGAGAAACTAATCTTTCATCTTTTTCATCTATTTCTATACCTATTTCTCTTGCTTTATAAATAATATTGCTTTTACCTGCCAGGTCTGAAACAAGAACTTTTCTTCTATTTCCAACTTCTTCCGGCAAAATATGTTCATAACTTCTTGGGTTTTTAAGAACAGCTGAGGCATGAACGCCACCTTTATGAGCAAAGGCACTATCTCCTACGTATGGCATATTCTTAGGAACAGGCATGTTTACGATATCAGAAACAAAGTTTGAAATTTCTTTTAATCTTCTAAGATTTTCTCTTGGTATTGCCTCATATCCAAGTTTTAACATAAGGTTTGGTATTATAGAACAAAGGTTTGCATTTCCGCATCTTTCACCAATACCGTTTATAGTTCCATGAATTTGAACAGCTCCATTTAAGACTGCAACGATAGAGTTCCAAACAGCTGTGTCTGAGTCATTATGAGCATGAATTCCAAGTTTTGCAGTAATTCCGGTATCCTTTACAGCTTTAAAAGCTTTTTCTATATCTGTTGGAAGACTTCCACCATTTGTATCACAAAGTATTAAATAATCTGCTCCTGCTTCTTGCGCTGTTTTTAAAACTTTGATTGCATACTCAGGATTTTCTTTAAATCCATCAAAAAAGTGTTCAGCATCAAATATTACTTCGTCAGTGTATTTTTTTAAATAAACAATAGAATCGTAAATCATTTCAAGATTTTTTTCTAAGGTTGTTTTAAGTGCCTCAGTAACATGTAGGTCCCATGATTTTCCAAAAATTGTAATAGCCGGTGTTTCTGCCTTTATCAGGTCTTGAATCTGTGGATCATCTTTAACTTTTAAGCTTGCTCTTCTTGTAGAACCAAATGCTGTTAGTTTTGTGTTTTTAAGATTTAGTTTTTTAGCCTCTTTAAAAAATGCCATGTCTTTTGGATTAGAGCCTGGCCATCCACCTTCTATGTAATGAACGCCGAAATCTGCAAGCTTTTCTGCTATTCTTAATTTGTCTTCAACAGAAACACTAACACCCTCAGCCTGAGTTCCATCTCTCAGTGTTGTATCGTATATTAAAACTTTCTTTTCCATTTTACAACCTCACGTTTATACCTTTATTTTTTAGAAAGTTTTTAAGCTCGGAAATCTCTATTTCTTTAAAATGAAATAAGGATGCAGCAAGGCATGCATCAGCCTTTCCATATTCAAATGCTTCATAAAAATGCTGCACATTCCCAGCTCCACCGGATGCAATAACAGGTATTTTAACAGCCTCTGAAACAGCTTTTGTAAGTTCTATATCATATCCGCTTTTTGTTCCGTCTTTATCCATAGAGGTAAGAAGTATTTCGCCAGCTCCAAGGCTCTCTACAGCTTTAGCCCATTCTATTGCATCTATTCCTGTAGGAGTCCTCCCGCCATGAATGTAAACTTCCCATTTATTTTCTCCTACTTTTTTAGCATCTATCGCCACCACAATAGTTGAAGAGCCAAATCTAATTGCTGCACTTTCTACGAGAGATGGATTTTTTACAGCTGCCGTATTGATAGAAACTTTATCTGCGCCATTTTCAAGAAGCTTTCTAATATCTTCTAATGACCTAACACCGCCACCAACGGTTAAAGGCATAAAAACAGTTTCTGCCGTCTTTTTAACAACATCTAAAATTATATTTCTATCTTCAGATGATGCGGTTATATCAAGAAACACAAGCTCATCTGCACCTTCTTTATCATATACAGATGCTATTTCCACAGGATCTCCTGCATCAATAAGATTTACAAAATTAACACCTTTTACAACTCTTCCTTTATCAACATCAAGGCAAGGTATAATTCTCTTGGCTAACAACTCTTAGCTCCTACTGTAATAAATAGTTATTTTAACATATAAACCTCGGGCAAGAAAATTTAATAAAAACATGAAATTCTTTGCCGGCTGCAGAATGACAATGCGGATTTTCGGAACATCCTCATACATTCACTAAGAGTGTTCCAAAAAAAACCAAACTGTCCTTCTGAGCAAAGCGAAGAATCTCATAATTTTCTTTTCAAATCAAAAAATCAAAAACAAGATCCTTCGGCTTACAGCCTCGGGATGACAAGGAAAGGTAAACTCACGGGAATTTTGGAACACTCTCATTTTCTGCTTGACAGGTAGAAAATTTTTTTGTATATTTATATTAGCTTTTTAATTTTTTAACTGTACCTTGGCAATTGAATATGTTAGCCCATGCAAGCCTGTTTACGTGAAACGTGAAACGTGAGAAGTGAGACGTTGAAAATTGATTTATCAATATCTTAGCTATTTTTGTTTGATTATGTGATAGTTTGGTGAGATGATTTAAAAGTCAGTAAAGCTAAGGTATTGGCGATGTGATTTTATTTTTTGATGTTTGATTTAAGCTTGCGTAATGATGGTTTGAAAGGGATTTTTTGAAGAGCAGTTGTAAGTATCTGTTGAATTAAACTTTTTGATTTTTAATTTTTTAATGCTTTATTTTTTGAAAATTTGTAATTTTTTATTTTAAAATTTTTTGATATCGGCAAGTTAAAGATTGATATTTGCAGCGAGCTTCTGAGTTTGTGGTTTTCAGCGGTTGGCTTGTGATGGGAAGTTAAAGGATAAAATATAATAATATATTTTCTGTATATCGAGGTTTGCTGCAAAAAACTTCAACTTGCGGATTTTTTAAAAATTTGGTATAATGTTTTATAACTTGGCAATTGAATAAGATTTTTACGAATTTATTTTTGAGTTAAAATTTAACGGGTTTGTAGCCTACCTATGAGGAATTGAAACAATACAGCATTTCCATTAAGCAATTTAGCACGAAGCGGGTTTGTAGCCTACCTATGAGGAATTGAAACTATGTTGAAAC carries:
- the mraY gene encoding phospho-N-acetylmuramoyl-pentapeptide-transferase, producing MFYHLFYEHFDINLFKYITFRGFYALITAFFISLLIGPYVINKLKIFQNKQGGYVREDTPDWHQMKKHTPTMGGVMILIVVSLTSLLWCRLDNLYVWLLILTFLSFGLIGFIDDYKKIKDKKGLSSKAKFLMQLSAASIVAFILYTYPKFNTVLYVPFFKNLSIDLGVFYLFWMIFIIVGTSNAVNLTDGLDGLAIGPSLISVATFSIFAYITGNAVLSKYLFIPYIDGSGEITVFLMALLGGGLGFLWFNSFPAEMFMGDGGSLSIGAVLGIASIITKQELILAVVGGIFVVETLSVIAQVAYFRLTGGKRLFKMAPIHHHFELAGLPEPKIVVRVWIISLLLSIIALSTLKIR
- a CDS encoding RNA methyltransferase, translated to MTNDNVYISVIHYPAKNKEGRWICTSFTTLDFHDVARPARTYELQAYYIVQPLEAQQFIIKEQLKYWTEGFGSKFNPKRSMAGSMVRVVSSITQMLEEIKKEKGKYPKLIATSAKKYPQTVSYGEMRKILKNKDEIFLILLGTGWGMPEELVSSCDYILEPILGPGDYNHLSVRNAAAIILDRLFSINRC
- a CDS encoding Rpn family recombination-promoting nuclease/putative transposase — its product is MENKESIQPHDWFFKQVFSNPKNVQDFISIFLPDLSQKIQLNSLEIVPSEKFSNNQKKHFLDLLYKCKLNDKDAYIRLIFEHKSYVDKKLPLQLMQYNAVIWEEALKEKDYYPPIINIVFYHGRVKWNFPTTIPEIEDEELDKYIQKLNYILIDLNEIEDENLKRHLKKNVDLIMEMLIMKHIHDRLERIKTLLKDVKVECSEDCFVIILNYLVLVKKDYEKVEEVLREIRGGEEKMMLFTDKLKIEGKIENLRENIIDLIDVKFGVVDKSIVEKVNQIDNIETLKQILRIVGKSHSLDEVREKLNSL
- the hisF gene encoding imidazole glycerol phosphate synthase subunit HisF, whose translation is MLAKRIIPCLDVDKGRVVKGVNFVNLIDAGDPVEIASVYDKEGADELVFLDITASSEDRNIILDVVKKTAETVFMPLTVGGGVRSLEDIRKLLENGADKVSINTAAVKNPSLVESAAIRFGSSTIVVAIDAKKVGENKWEVYIHGGRTPTGIDAIEWAKAVESLGAGEILLTSMDKDGTKSGYDIELTKAVSEAVKIPVIASGGAGNVQHFYEAFEYGKADACLAASLFHFKEIEISELKNFLKNKGINVRL
- the cimA gene encoding citramalate synthase, which gives rise to MEKKVLIYDTTLRDGTQAEGVSVSVEDKLRIAEKLADFGVHYIEGGWPGSNPKDMAFFKEAKKLNLKNTKLTAFGSTRRASLKVKDDPQIQDLIKAETPAITIFGKSWDLHVTEALKTTLEKNLEMIYDSIVYLKKYTDEVIFDAEHFFDGFKENPEYAIKVLKTAQEAGADYLILCDTNGGSLPTDIEKAFKAVKDTGITAKLGIHAHNDSDTAVWNSIVAVLNGAVQIHGTINGIGERCGNANLCSIIPNLMLKLGYEAIPRENLRRLKEISNFVSDIVNMPVPKNMPYVGDSAFAHKGGVHASAVLKNPRSYEHILPEEVGNRRKVLVSDLAGKSNIIYKAREIGIEIDEKDERLVSLVQEIKELENQGYHFEAAEASLELLIRKHLGTLPKYFDLDAYRVLIARRYTDKTPISEATVRIKIENHYEHTASLGHGPVNALDNALKKALISKYPSLAEVELIDYKVRIVNESGGTAAKIRVLVESRDKTKKWGTVGVSDNIIEASWQAVVDSLIYKLVKDNIQPA